Proteins from a single region of Scleropages formosus chromosome 24, fSclFor1.1, whole genome shotgun sequence:
- the dyrk2 gene encoding dual specificity tyrosine-phosphorylation-regulated kinase 2 isoform X2, with amino-acid sequence MNDHLHIGNHQQIHAQQLFEENGNKRTVLTTQPNGLTPVSRGSLPVPDRPQEGTQFRQSSSASLKSSDSKCKPISMTPEQAMKQYLSKLTAFEHHEIFSYSEVYFIGPNAKKRPGVIGGSNNGGYDDDQGSYIHVPHDHIAYRYEVLKVIGKGSFGQVVKAYDHKMHQHIALKMVRNEKRFHRQAAEEIRILEHLRKQDKDVTMNVIHMLEHFTFRNHICMTFELLSMNLYELIKKNKFQGFSLPLVRKFAHSILQCLDSLHKNRIIHCDLKPENILLKQQGRSGIKVIDFGSSCYEHQRVYTYIQSRFYRAPEVILGSRYGMPIDMWSLGCILAELLTGYPLLPGEDEGDQLACIIELLGMPSQKLLDASKRAKNFVSSKGYPRYCTVTTLSDSSVVLNGGRSRRGKVRGPPGSKDWVTALKGCDDPLFLDFLKQCLEWDSSLRMTPSQALRHPWLRRRLPKPPTGEKTSVKRITEGSGAITSISKLPPTSGSVTKLRTSLTQMTDANGNIQPRIVLPKLVN; translated from the coding sequence ATGAATGACCACTTGCACATTGGGAACCACCAGCAGATCCATGCTCAGCAGTTGTTTGAGGAAAATGGCAACAAGCGGACAGTGCTGACAACACAGCCCAATGGGTTGACACCGGTGAGTCGAGGAAGTCTCCCAGTGCCTGATAGGCCCCAGGAGGGCACCCAGTTTCGTCAAAGCAGCTCTGCTTCCCTCAAGTCCTCTGACAGCAAGTGCAAACCCATCTCTATGACACCTGAACAGGCCATGAAGCAGTACTTGTCCAAGCTCACAGCATTTGAGCACCATGAAATATTTAGCTACTCAGAGGTTTATTTTATTGGTCCAAATGCCAAGAAGCGGCCAGGTGTGATTGGGGGCTCCAACAATGGAGGCTACGACGATGATCAGGGCTCCTATATTCACGTACCCCACGACCACATTGCCTACCGTTACGAGGTACTCAAGGTAATTGGAAAGGGCAGTTTTGGCCAGGTGGTGAAGGCCTATGACCACAAGATGCACCAACACATAGCACTCAAAATGGTGCGGAATGAGAAGCGCTTTCACCGGCAAGCGGCGGAGGAGATACGGATCCTAGAGCACCTCCGCAAGCAGGATAAGGATGTGACCATGAACGTTATCCACATGCTGGAGCACTTCACATTCCGCAACCACATCTGCATGACTTTTGAGCTGCTCAGCATGAACCTCTATGAGCTCATCAAGAAGAACAAGTTCCAGGGTTTTAGCCTTCCGCTAGTGCGCAAGTTTGCTCACTCCATCCTCCAGTGTCTGGACTCTTTGCACAAGAACCGGATCATCCACTGTGACCTCAAACCTGAAAACATACTGCTCAAACAGCAAGGCCGTAGTGGAATAAAAGTTATCGACTTTGGCTCCAGCTGCTATGAGCACCAGAGGGTCTACACGTACATCCAGTCCCGTTTCTACCGTGCACCAGAAGTCATCCTGGGATCACGCTACGGAATGCCTATTGACATGTGGAGCTTGGGTTGCATTCTGGCGGAATTACTCACAGGATACCCACTTCTTCCAGGTGAAGATGAAGGGGACCAGCTTGCATGCATCATTGAATTGCTGGGCATGCCATCCCAAAAGTTGCTGGATGCGTCCAAAAGAGCCAAAAACTTTGTCAGCTCTAAGGGTTATCCCCGGTACTGCACAGTCACCACCCTGTCGGACAGTTCCGTTGTGCTGAACGGGGGCCGCTCCCGCCGGGGCAAGGTGAGGGGTCCCCCTGGAAGCAAGGACTGGGTGACAGCTCTTAAAGGCTGCGATGACCCTCTCTTTCTGGACTTTCTTAAGCAGTGCCTGGAGTGGGATTCCTCACTGCGTATGACCCCCAGTCAGGCTCTGCGTCACCCATGGCTCAGGAGACGGTTGCCAAAACCCCCTACAGGGGAGAAAACCTCCGTAAAGCGAATCACAGAGGGCTCAGGTGCTATTACATCAATTTCCAAATTACCTCCGACTTCGGGATCAGTCACCAAGTTAAGGACGAGTTTGACACAAATGACTGATGCTAATGGGAATATACAACCACGAATAGTGTTGCCAAAATTGGTCAACTAA